The segment ATCAGGCCAAGCAAGGTGGGCGGCCGGCCCCGCCCGCGCAGCCGCGCTGTTCAGCTGTCAAACGCCGCCACGCCGGCCTCCGTGCCGTGTAAAAGCAGGCGCGCGTACTGTCAGTACGTGCCGCGTACCGACGGCTGTACGTCCACCGTCGATTGGGACACGATGGGCGGCCGGATCGCGACGACCGACGCGGCGACGGGTGTGGAGGTCCCGCGGGTTGGAACTTGGAAGGCGGCGGATGGAGGCGCGCGCGCCCCACGTAGTAGGCCCAAGAGGTGCGCCTGGGGGTAGTCGCCATTCGCCAGCGCGGTCCCGGACGGAGGGGACACCGtacgcgcggcggccggcgcttTGTCTGCCGGCCGGCCGTGGGGAGCTGCGGCCTGCGGGCCGCGAGGACGAGGCGACCTTGCGGCGTGGCGTGCACGGTGCGCGCGCGGCGCGGGCGTGGAATGGAAGCCTCCGTGCGTGCATGTTTTTGCAGGTGATGTGGCACGGCCACCTAGCCTCGGAAATGCGTGGCAGTGCATCGGTATGCACGTGCCAAATGCAACGGCGCGCACGTTGAGGCATCGTGAGAGATTGGGATAGTACTCCAGCAGTCAACTGATCTTTTTCGCGGATTTcaacgggccttgtttagatctattttttttattttaacattataccacttttatttttatttaataaacattgtctaattataaagtaactagatttaaaagattcgtctcgcgatttacagataaattgtataattagtttttgtttttatttttatttaatattttatatatgtgccgtaagatttgttGTGAGGGAAaaacttaatttttttttagttttttgggtaaactaaacaaggcccagctaCTCGTCCATCCATTCCACGAACCACGATACGAGTACTCCTCGTGCATTGGCGGACTCAAGGGGGGCTGGGGTGGCTGTAGCCCCCCTCTTGAACTCAAATTTTTTtaacatattttctttttagcaaAAAACTTCATGTATTTAgtattttttatgtttttttatgaatttttgttTTTAAGCACTTTAAATCAATATTAAATTATCAATCTTAGTTATATCTATTAGTACTAGATTGAGCGAGCAAAAAAAATTTTAGCTATGTTATTTAGCTCTTCTCTTAGTCTGTTTCTGGGTCCGCCACTGTCCTCGTGTGCTTATCTTTTTCCTCCGCAAGAATTTATTGTGTGTTGACACTTGACAATCTTTGCCATCGTTTACGCTATCTAACTACCAACTTTAATCGCGATTCTTCTACAAGAATCTACTGCGATGGCTCAACGCTAAAAATGTTTTATATACACCTTCTGCTATTGTAAATCTGGAGCGTCAAGAGGCACACTGGCCGATTTTGTCATCAGTGTAGGAGTAGCTATGTATACGTGCCAAGTACTTCATCTGCTTATATGAACCTAATCATATTGACTGATTTTGTCGACcgcttaggctttgtttagttctttttttttcacaataaataccatatcactttcgtttgtatttgataaatattatataattatagattaactagactcaaaagatttgtctcacaaattataaataaactatgtaattagttgttttttatttttctatttaatgttttatgcatgtaccgtaagatttgatgtaacaaataatctaaaaaattttataattttttttaaactaaacaaggccttaatttttatttttcgaTGATGCGGTTCAACCAAAAGAAAAACACGGCGACATCTGTCGTCAGGTCCTCCTCCAGGACGTGTGGTCGTGTGCGCGTGCGCTTCCCGCCGCCCACCGGCCGGCCAGACAGACGGACCAGGCCCATCCAGCCGAGCCAATACCGAAACCCCCAGGGAGGCTCCAACCACGCCATGGACGCACGCACTCCACCACCGCACGCCCCCAACTGCTACGCTCCCCCCGGCACCCAACCCAACTCACTGCCCACTGGCTCCGCCTCCGCCCGCGTCCGCGCAACTTctccagctccagctccagGTCCCGCGCCATATATTGGACCACCACGCAGTCACCCGCACGGCCAGGCCACGCCGCACCACCACCAGCTCCCGCACGCGcaaccccacccccaccccaccCATTTCTTGTCCCTTTGCTTCGCTCGTGCTCGTGCAGCCGTGCCCGAGATCGCCCGCCAAGCATGGCAGCCGGCGCCGGCAAGTCGTCGAAGGAGGCGGACCCCGCGCGGTGCAGGAGGCACCCGAAGCACCGGCACGCGGCCGGGGTGTGCCCGTTCTGCCTACGCGACCGCCTGTCGCgcctctccgccgccgccgcctcctccggctccggccgctccgcgcgcgccgccgcctacGCGTCCGCGTCACCATCATCATCGTCGGCCTCCTCCCCTCCGTGCTCGTCGTGGGAGGCGACCGTAGCCCAGTCGTCGTCGGCAcaggcgccgcggccggcccgcCGCGGGAGCCTCGCGCTGCTGCTGCGGCAGGAGGGGAGGGAGGCGGCTGCGCTGGCCGAGGGCCGCCGAGCGGagcaggaggaagaggaggaggaggagaggaaggCGAAGCGGGGCAACTTCTGGACGCggctgcagcagcagctccaCCACGGTGGCTGGCACAAGAAAGACGACGGGTGCTCGGTGGCCGCAGAGAGGCagaacgccgccgccgcggcgcacAAGCGGGCGCCGGTGGTGTGATGCTCGATCAGGGGGGTGGGTGGCGACCGACGGTGACCATGCGCATGCGGATCGTGGACGAGCGCGTCGAGGTGCTCGGTTCTGTGCTGTTGGTGTGTTTGCGCTGTTGATTAAGCAATCTTTCGGTATCTTTTTTTCTCAAAAATGTCATGCGTGACTGCTGCCGTGGAATGAATGGCCGGGTGCCGAAAGGCGGCCTAATGGCTCGCCCATTTTGTAAACATCATCGCTAAATGAAAGCTTGCACTGTCTGTTCGCTCCTTCGCGTCACTCTGCTGCCATGATCTGATCAATCAAGCTTATCATGCACCTGTTTCAGGCTTATGGTCCGTTATTAGCTGCTAGTCGTGGAAGCGAGTTGTTTACCTGTTCTGGCATGTAGTGACGAGCATTTTCTAGTCGTAAGGCACAACATAATTGCTGCATCAGCAGGGGTAGGGGCCCCAACTTTTGCTTTTTCTGAGGAAAAGACACTTGTCTTCCATGGCAGGTGTAACTAATATTCTCGGATAAAGGAGTACTACAGTAGTGTACAACTCTGCTTTGCCATTCCTTCATTCTGCATTATTCTGTTCTTTAGGGAGTTTATTATACATTCTCCGTTGCGGATGTTTTTTCTGGAGTTATCTGTTCAGAGTAAGCAATCATCAGATGATAGTATGGCAGATGCAGTGCCGCAAGATTATGCAATGATCAGAAACACATCTGGCATCCCACAGATGATGATACTTAGGACTTGCATGTACTGTACATTTTAGTGTTTTACTCTCATTGCGACACCAGTTCATGTTCATATTTACACTTCTCCAGAACCTGGGTCCCTCCACGAGCATACAAAATTCTGTACGTTCTGTACCTTGGTCAAGTCCCTGTCATCCTGTGTCCACTCCTTTGTGTTTCTACTACTACCCTCTACTCCTTCGCAGCCTGAGCTTTTCTTGTTTCCGTCAAGCGAAAAACGAGACCTTGCTGGTCTCTCAACAGTGTTGCATCTTCGTGTTGCTGCCCCTACCGTCGTCAAGGCAATCCATCGTCGTCGAGGTGATCCGCATCCGTGCTGTTCGAATGCCGTTTCAGTTTCCGGAAGATCTCATCGAGTGTTTCCGTAGCAGATTCATTCGTCCCGGTGGCCCTAGAAGACAGGCCCAAACGGAGGAACTTCTTGGAGCCCATGCTTGCTCTGAAGTTCTGAAGACCCATCTTCATTGAGGCCCACCTTGAGGCCGTCTCAGCCGGTGAATCTGGAGCCGCCGGCTCTTCAGAATTTCCGGTGTCGAGCTTGATGGAGGCCGGTGAAATTTCCTTCTGAACTTGCTCCTCTGGTTTCGAGCTGCTGTACTGTTCCCTAACTGAAGAATATCTGTGAGCAACATCGCCACCGTGCTTCGGCTGGGCGGTTCGTTCCGGCTTCGTCTCCACTGTATCCTCGCCCTGTACGAAACAAGTTGAAGATTAGCTGAGAGTAGAACCTCCCAATGGACTGAATTTGAGCTCAAAATCTGCCGAAAAGAAGGTTTCGGACAACTGGAATTTCTTTTTGTCGGTGAAGACAAACGGTAAGGCCATCACTGAAAAAGGACATGATGCAGCCAAATTAATTTGCACCTGTGGTATGTTTCCAGATTCGACGTCTTTGCCTAAACAGTAGAAATTTCTTGCTAGTGGAGTTGCATGCTCACTGACTTTGCGTCCTTGTTCCATGGAGTTTCTCTCTGTAGAAGAAAACAAATACATCAGACgacacaacaaatcagcgaacggTACTTTCAGTCATAACTTTTTAGCCAAGCGAACAGGCTCATGTGATAGAACAAGCCGGCACTGGAGTAAAATGACTTCTAAAACCAAGCATGATTTAAAAAAACTATTAGCAACAGGCTTGAAGTTTCTGAAACCATTAGCAGGGTTTAGCATGCTAAATTGATTGTTGACAGAGGAAACTGAAATCCCAATAAGCGCTTAACAGCGAAGCAGTACCAAATTACTGGAGGCATGTTGGGTAACAAGACAAAATATCATCATGTGTACATAATGAAATTCTTACCTTTCTGAAGAATAAATAATCCAGATGGATCCAACCCATCCATATCTTCTTGGTCAGTCCAACACTTGAACCTTTTCAAGCTCCCAAAAAAGTCTATCAAATGCTCGAAGAAATTTCCGGCGACCAATAGAGTATAAACAACCATAATGAGTGGGTAGATTTTGTTGAAGGTTCTCCCAAAGAAAGGAGCAACGTCATCAATGTTTCCCATTCTCTACATATTAGTACAAGAGGTGATCAGTAAAGCAGTCAACtgggacatatattgtaatggtAAGATTAAACACCAATATAAGAACAAAGAGAATCCTGCACGCTGCACTTGCAGTTAAAAGAACACAAAATTAAGGTGATGAATTTGATCATTTTTGGAGCAGTGATTATCTGAAAGGGGGCTGTATTTGGCATGCAAACTGTAAGCTCGCAATCATTTAATGTGTTTTCTACTTATCTTTCCTGGTGTGCACAAAAATTATGGTTTTTTTCCCaaatatcaaaaaataaaaatattttcattattTTTTTCTGAGCAACCCAACAACAATTATGGAAGTTTCAGATCAAGAATGGCTACTCAATACCACATATTAATTTT is part of the Sorghum bicolor cultivar BTx623 chromosome 10, Sorghum_bicolor_NCBIv3, whole genome shotgun sequence genome and harbors:
- the LOC8065481 gene encoding peroxisome proliferator-activated receptor gamma coactivator 1-beta, with the protein product MAAGAGKSSKEADPARCRRHPKHRHAAGVCPFCLRDRLSRLSAAAASSGSGRSARAAAYASASPSSSSASSPPCSSWEATVAQSSSAQAPRPARRGSLALLLRQEGREAAALAEGRRAEQEEEEEEERKAKRGNFWTRLQQQLHHGGWHKKDDGCSVAAERQNAAAAAHKRAPVV